CCGTAGCACTGCACTGAGTTCATTACTTAAACCAGCAGGAACCTCAGCCCCAGCCAACTTGATGCGCTGTTGATCGAGCACTTGTTGCACCTCAGGTGGGATCTTCAGCGGTGCCAAGCGCCGATCGAGACCGAAATTAAAAGCACGCAGAACAATGATGCTTAGTACTGCAATTGAGAGTAGTCCGGCTGTTCGGGCAACGGCATTGTTAATCCCCGAAGCAATACCCGCTTGGCGCACCTCCACCGCGCCCATTACTGTTGTTGTCAGCGGTGCGACAGTAATCGCCATGCCCAGCCCCAATACAAACACTGCCGGAAAAAAGGTTGTCCAGTAACTACCGCCAATTCCTGGGATAGCAAATAATCCAAACCCGATCGCCGCAATAATTGGACCAATTGTCAAAGGGCATTTAGCACCATAACGACCAACCAACCCACCCGACCAGCGCGACAGCAGGAACATAATTAAAATAAGAGGCAGGAAGGCAGAACCAGCAGCAGTAGCCGAGTAGCCTTGCACCTGAATCAAATTGAAAGGAAAAAAGAATAAGACACCGCTCAAAGCTGAATAAAGCAGTAGTGTTAGTAAGTTTGCCCCACTGAAGGTGCGAGAACGAAACAGGGTGAGCGGCATCATCGGTGCTCGGCTGTTGGCTTCTACAAAGATAAATGCCAGCAGTGCTACGACGCTTACTGCGAGGGCGCTGATTACCCTTGGGTGAGCCAAGCTCAAATGTGACGATTCAATTAGTCCATAAACGAGTGTTCCCAAGCCTACCGCTGCCAGCCCTGCGCCCCACCAGTCGAGTTTGGTCGCAGTTCCTTCTTCGTCGAAGTCTGGCATACGCCAGAGCGCGATGCTCAGCACGATCGCTGCCAGCGGCACATTTAGAAAAAAGATCCAGCGCCAAGAAGCATTTTCAATTAACCAGCCACCCAGCACCGGACCTAACGCTGAGGTGATGCCTGTGAAGCCCGACCACGTACCAATTGCTTGTCCCCGTTGTTCAGCACTGAACGAGGCACTGATAATCGCCAAACTGCCTGGTACTAGTAATGCGCCACCGATTCCCTGAACAGCACGGGCGATAATCAGTTGATTCACATTTGGAGCTAGACCACACCAAACTGAGGCTGCGGCAAACAGAGCTACACCATAAGCAAAAATCCGCCGTCTTCCGAAGCGATCGCCTAACGACCCACCAACCAGGATGAGGGCGGCGAGAAACAGTGCGTAGGACTCAACAATCCACTGTACATCAGCCGCTGTTGCGTTCAATACCGTTTGCAGGACTGGCAGTGCCACATTGACAACAGTGTTATCAATCATTGCCATGCTGGAGCCGAGGATCGTAGCTGCTAGAATCCAGGATCTGAGGTTGCGGCTGCAAGGTTCAATACAGGGTTTAGACCGGATTACCCCTTCATCACATGGCTGTTTGACTATGTTTGCCATCAGAATTTTTCTTAGATTTACAATAGTGGTTTGGTTGCCAAAAGTTGTAGATCTATCCTCCTGGGTATAAGAGTGTGACGAAAGCAATCGGAACAATTTCTTTCAAGCGGTAGCAGACAGGAGAGCATTTTATAGTTTATCTTTAACTTTGCTCAGCATCTCCCTAAGCAGGAGTGCCA
This window of the Chroococcidiopsis sp. CCMEE 29 genome carries:
- a CDS encoding MFS transporter, translating into MANIVKQPCDEGVIRSKPCIEPCSRNLRSWILAATILGSSMAMIDNTVVNVALPVLQTVLNATAADVQWIVESYALFLAALILVGGSLGDRFGRRRIFAYGVALFAAASVWCGLAPNVNQLIIARAVQGIGGALLVPGSLAIISASFSAEQRGQAIGTWSGFTGITSALGPVLGGWLIENASWRWIFFLNVPLAAIVLSIALWRMPDFDEEGTATKLDWWGAGLAAVGLGTLVYGLIESSHLSLAHPRVISALAVSVVALLAFIFVEANSRAPMMPLTLFRSRTFSGANLLTLLLYSALSGVLFFFPFNLIQVQGYSATAAGSAFLPLILIMFLLSRWSGGLVGRYGAKCPLTIGPIIAAIGFGLFAIPGIGGSYWTTFFPAVFVLGLGMAITVAPLTTTVMGAVEVRQAGIASGINNAVARTAGLLSIAVLSIIVLRAFNFGLDRRLAPLKIPPEVQQVLDQQRIKLAGAEVPAGLSNELSAVLRRAIAESFVDSFRLVIFIAVGLALVSALIAALTLKKREKSNRTSTQAS